In Poecilia reticulata strain Guanapo linkage group LG1, Guppy_female_1.0+MT, whole genome shotgun sequence, one genomic interval encodes:
- the zglp1 gene encoding GATA-type zinc finger protein 1 produces the protein MSTAPRTEAAFIQDNQSKAEHNDSHSALFYLFHEVSKLATPIHKSLFDTNPASKKPTEASDGNSCITEKEERATSNPLEDPSGVKDGDEHLFQSSCSSHRHSLCCMIPNSPWKVLSLINLHCERLLHDKDAEDAGLSLGSSSRVSHSNAKFATASPGVTKGGNTEDSLEGTSGLSLQLCERRISPASVVDLKMGSSEEVEEDSGEGCSLQIHSAEKTAAHAVALCECSSAVTLQPLHSYSEKPSVGKRQSLIQECKKDWFHTENDHLNALFPENALQQAQISSVCSTAQITFSSTYMECTEVPQPGLTLDLNANFTLSTEKPCNTQLPPTSAGLLSPQSGQYDQFSASKTECCHVPQEESHPVADYSTVSSCTVSYATDIWKVSNDEKDQLSTNKCRTKTRRKQPHPSRSADGQDPDFQGVTFRIDTELDDNRQQSRLLITSKYSKKLCKSVRKPKLRTRALQKLAKTSSSDEENDHTTNINKGKICASCCTRKTPMWRDAEDGTPLCNACGIRYKKYRVRCVKCWHIPRKEGNSSSLCIRCGNLVKLTSAQRKHPS, from the exons ATGAGCACAGCGCCAAGGACAGAAGCTGCATTTATCCAGGACAaccaaagcaaagcagaacacaATGATTCACATTCGGCCCTCTTCTACCTCTTTCATGAAGTTTCGAAGCTTGCAACACCAATCCACAAAAGTTTGTTTGACACAAATCCTGCTTCCAAAAAACCTACTGAGGCATCAGATGGTAATAGTTGCATAACTGAAAAGGAAGAGCGAGCTACTTCCAACCCTTTGGAGGATCCTTCAGGAGTAAAAGACGGGGATGAACATTTATTCCAATCCTCTTGCAGTTCTCACCGACACAGTTTGTGTTGCATGATACCAAACAGCCCCTGGAAAGTGCTGAGTCTAATCAACCTGCACTGTGAAAGACTACTTCATGATAAAGATGCTGAGGATGCGGGCCTCAGTTTAGGATCATCTTCAAGAGTCAGTCACTCGAATGCCAAATTTGCAACTGCATCGCCAGGCGTAACAAAGGGGGGAAATACAGAAGACAGTCTTGAGGGCACTTCAGGGCTGTCACTTCAACTCTGTGAGAGACGGATATCTCCAGCGTCTGTGGTGGATTTGAAAATGGGTAGCTCTGAAGAAGTTGAAGAAGATTCTGGTGAGGGCTGTAGCCTGCAGATACACTCTGCTGAGAAAACGGCTGCTCATGCTGTAGCGTTGTGTGAATGCAGCTCAGCAGTAACTTTGCAGCCTCTGCACAGTTACAGTGAGAAGCCAAGTGTTGGCAAACGGCAATCATTGATCCAGGAGTGCAAGAAGGACTGGTTTCATACTGAAAACGATCATTTGAATGCATTGTTTCCTGAAAATGCTTTGCAGCAAGCACAAATCTCCAGTGTATGTTCTACTGCCCAGATTACTTTCAGTTCAACCTATATGGAGTGCACAGAGGTGCCACAACCAGGGCTAACACTAGACCTCAATGCAAATTTTACTTTGTCTACAGAGAAACCATGTAACACCCAGCTACCTCCTACCAGTGCAGGTTTGCTCTCACCGCAATCGGGACAATATGATCAATTCTCAGCatcaaaaactgaatgctgTCATGTTCCCCAGGAAGAAAGCCACCCCGTAGCTGACTATTCAACTGTCTCTAGCTGTACCGTGTCATATGCAACAGATATTTGGAAGGTGAGCAATGATGAAAAAGATCAGCTTTCTACCAACAAATGTAGAACCAAGACCCGACGGAAACAGCCTCACCCCTCTCGCAGCGCTGATGGTCAGGACCCAGACTTCCAGGGCGTAACTTTCAGGATAGACACAGAGCTGGATGACAACAGGCAACAGAGTCGGCTTCTCATTACTTCAAAGTACAG CAAGAAGCTCTGCAAAAGTGTGAGGAAACCAAAGCTGAGGACACGGGCATTGCAGAAATTGGCTAAAACCAGCAGTTCAGATGAGGAGAATGACCACACAACTAATATCAATA AAGGAAAAATCTGCGCATCCTGCTGCACCAGGAAGACCCCCATGTGGAGGGACGCAGAGGATGGGACTCCTCTCTGTAATGCTTGTGGAATAAG gtatAAGAAATACCGAGTCCGCTGTGTCAAATGCTGGCATATTCCCCGGAAAGAGGGCAACTCCAGCTCACTCTGCATCAGGTGTGGAAACTTGGTGAAACTCACCTCAGCTCAGCGGAAACATCCCTCTTAG